GCGTTGTCGAAGATCACCAGCCAGCTGCGGTAGGGCACCCCGCTCTGCAACGCGCGCAGCACCGACTGCGCCGCCTGCTCCACTCCGGTGCTGGTGGCGGGCGGCAGGCCGAGCGCCGTGGCCATCGCGGCCAGCGACGACGGGACGAGCATGGGCTGGTCGGCCGAGACCCACCAGACCAGGTCGTAATGGGTGCGGTACTGCCAGGCGTACTCGACGGCCAGCTGGGTCTTACCCACGCCGCCGAGGCCCTGCAGCGCCATGGGCTGCGCCACCACGGCGGTCACGGGGCTGATGCTCTTCCTCAGGGAGAGCAGCAGGTCCGCGCGACCGGTGAAGTTCGGATTGCGCTTCGGGACCCGTTCCCAGACCTGTGGCGCGCGCGCCGCCATGGAGTGCGAGTTTTCCGACACGTCGATCCTCCGCTCCGCGCCCCGAACAGGTTCTTATATCTCTATGGCCCTATCGTAAAGGTTGATTAGTCGGCCGGTTTATCACAGAATTAATACACATAAAAAATCTTGCTCGGCCCGGTCGGGCAAGATCTGTGCGCACGCTCATAAGCGCCCACATGTCACCCGATATCCGGGTGACCGAAAAGGACGGAGTGCACATGCGTGACGGGCAGTATGGTTCGGGCAAGCTGATCGACGTGACAGCCGTGTCCCTGCGCAAGCTCCACGAGATGGACAGCGCCGCGCTCCGGGATGTGCTGACCGCGTGCCTGACCGACGACAAGGAGCAAATGGCGCGTTTCCAGAGCTCCATCTAAGACATACTCCGCATATCCCACCAGCGGACCTGAAACCGGGCGACCGGCGAACAATTCATCTCCGCGGTGGGTGTGCCGGCCGCGCCGGACGTGCAAGGATTATCGATCTCCTTGACCGTCACGCAGGAAAAGTGCGATGAAACGCGGCTGCGGAGGGAATCGCCATGACGACTTCCGGCATGGGTACGCAGGCGGCGCCGGGACCGTACCGGGGCTCGCGCGCATTTCGCGCCGAGGACCGCCACCGATTCTTCGGGCGCGGCGCCGAATCCCACGAAGTACGCAAGCTGTGGCGGGAGCAGCGGCTGACCGTCCTGTACGGCGCCTCGGGGATCGGGAAGACCTCGCTCCTCCAGGCGGGTGTCATGCCGCTGTTCAGCCCCGGCGCGTCCGACATCCTTCCGCTCGGCCGGGTGACCTACGGGTCGTCTTTCCCGCAGGCCGCGCTGCCTGACCACAATCCGTACGTTCTCGCGCTGCTGATGTCGTGGACTCCGCCGGCGCCGCCCACCGGCCTGGTGGGCATGACGATTGCGGCGTTCCTCCGCTCCCGGCCGGTCAAGCGTGACGCCTTCGGTGAGCCGACGCCGATCCTGATGGCCATCGACCAGGTCGAGGAGCTGTTCACCGGCGGGCAGGGGCAGCAGCCGTACCGGCGCTGGTTCTTCGGCCAGCTCGCCGAGGCGCTCCGCGACAACCCCCGCCTCCGCCTGCTGCTGTCGATCCGCGCGGACCGGCTCCCCGACCTCATGAAGTACGAGCGCGAGCTCGCCAAGATCCTCAAGGACGACCGCGAAGTCGCCGACGCCCCGGAGGACGAACGCGAGCCCGGCGACCCGGGTCCGGAGCGCTACGCCCTGGAGGCGCTGGGCTTCGACGGCGCGCTGGAAGCGGTCACCAGGCCGGTGGAGGGCACGGGGCGCGCGTTCGCCGAGGGCGCGGCCGAGCAGGTGGCGCGGGACCTCATCGCGATCAGGGCGCGAGCGGGTAGCCGGCAGCGGGACCAGGCGGTGGAGCCGGCCCACCTGCAGGTGGTCTGCGAGTCGCTGTGGCGTTCCCTGCCTCCGGAGACCACCGAGATCAGGCGGAGCGACGTGCTCAGGTACGCCGACCAGGCGCTGTCCGAGCACTACGCCAGAGAGCTCAGGGAAATCGCCGTCGAACGCTGCAACGGCGACGTCCGCCTGCTCACCACCTGGCTGCGGCTGGCCTTCCCCGGCCGGGCCGGTGGCGGGCCGCAGGCCGTCCGGCAGAGCGCGATCAGGTCGGCGGGGGTCGGCCAGAGCGTGGTCGCCCTGCTGGTGAAGCGCCGTCTCCTCCGGGCCGACGAGCAGCTGGGCGAGAGCTCGTACGAGCTGGCGTACGACCGGCTGCTCCAGCCGGTCGAACAGGACGAGCAGAGTGTGGAGGCCATCCCCGTCGAGCTGCGCTCCGAGGACTGCCTCCGCGAGGCGGAAGGCGCGCTGCGCGAAGGCGATCTCTTCCTGGCCGCCCGGCTCGGCGAGGAGGCGCTGGCCCGGGCGCAGGAGCACGACCTCACACTGCGCGCGCAGATCGAGTCGCTGCTCGGCAACGTCGCCCATCAGCGCAAAGAACTGGACACGGCCATCGCCCACTACGCCACGGCCGCCAGGAGCTTCGAGACCGCCGGCGCGGCGGCCGCCGTCGGCCCGCTGCTCACGGCCATCGGAAGGCTGCGGCTGGCACAGGGCTCACCCGCGGCGGCCGTACGCGAGCTGCACGCCGCGATGATCCGTGTGCCGGCGGACCTGACGATCCAGACGGAGCTGGCCTGGGCGCTGTGGCAAGGCGGGCATCCTGACGCGGCCGTGGACGTGCTCAACGGCGTGCTCGACAGGCAGGGCAACA
This genomic interval from Nonomuraea helvata contains the following:
- a CDS encoding tetratricopeptide repeat protein: MTTSGMGTQAAPGPYRGSRAFRAEDRHRFFGRGAESHEVRKLWREQRLTVLYGASGIGKTSLLQAGVMPLFSPGASDILPLGRVTYGSSFPQAALPDHNPYVLALLMSWTPPAPPTGLVGMTIAAFLRSRPVKRDAFGEPTPILMAIDQVEELFTGGQGQQPYRRWFFGQLAEALRDNPRLRLLLSIRADRLPDLMKYERELAKILKDDREVADAPEDEREPGDPGPERYALEALGFDGALEAVTRPVEGTGRAFAEGAAEQVARDLIAIRARAGSRQRDQAVEPAHLQVVCESLWRSLPPETTEIRRSDVLRYADQALSEHYARELREIAVERCNGDVRLLTTWLRLAFPGRAGGGPQAVRQSAIRSAGVGQSVVALLVKRRLLRADEQLGESSYELAYDRLLQPVEQDEQSVEAIPVELRSEDCLREAEGALREGDLFLAARLGEEALARAQEHDLTLRAQIESLLGNVAHQRKELDTAIAHYATAARSFETAGAAAAVGPLLTAIGRLRLAQGSPAAAVRELHAAMIRVPADLTIQTELAWALWQGGHPDAAVDVLNGVLDRQGNNIDALLGRGQILAGMGRPQAALRDLERVGPLRRPFAKVAHALALALAQSERVQEAQQEMVEALAEAVDHGPVLLYAARVEELAGKTSSAAVLAQQAIAASAPAIPEHMTRDARRLAGVG